In Lemur catta isolate mLemCat1 chromosome 18, mLemCat1.pri, whole genome shotgun sequence, a genomic segment contains:
- the LOC123623133 gene encoding myelin-associated oligodendrocyte basic protein isoform X1 has product MSQKAGKEGPRLSKNQRLSEHFSIRCCPPFTFLNSKREIVDRKYSICKSGCFYQKEEEDVVCCACQKARTGRRAASPKRPKQPPAAPPAVVRAPAKPRSPPRSERQPRPRPEVRPPPAKPRPPPKAKKQPRGSPARGPGASRGGSPGKASRFW; this is encoded by the exons ATGAGCCAGAAAGCGGGGAAGGAGGGTCCCCGCCTCTCCAAGAACCAGAGGCTCTCCGAGCACTTCAGCATTCGCTGCTGCCCGCCCTTCACCTTCCTCAACTCCAAGCGGGAGATCGTGGATCGGAAGTACAGCATCTGCAAGAGCGGCTGCTTCtaccagaaggaggaggaggacgtgGTGTGCTGCGCCTGCCAGAAGGCCAG AACCGGCCGCCGTGCAGCGTCCCCTAAGAGGCCCAAGCAACCGCCAGCCGCGCCCCCCGCCGTGGTCAGAGCTCCGGCCAAGCCACGGTCCCCTCCGAGGTCCGAGCGTCAGCCGCGCCCCCGCCCAGAGGTCCGACCGCCACCAGCCAAGCCTCGGCCCCCTCCGAAGGCCAAGAAACAGCCGCGCGGCAGCCCCGCCCGAGGGCCAGGCGCCAGCCGTGGGGGCTCCCCCGGCAAAGCTTCTAGGTTCTGGTAA